In Mesorhizobium sp. 113-3-3, a genomic segment contains:
- the adh gene encoding aldehyde dehydrogenase, which translates to MNKVEFSRPVKAPFDKRYGNFIGGKWTEPRSGRYFENHSPVNGQLLCEVARSDAQDIEAALDAAHAAKDAWGRTSVAERSLILNRIADRMEENLDLLACAETWDNGKPIRETTAADLPLAIDHFRYFAGAVRGQEGSLSQIDDDTVAYHFHEPLGVVGQIIPWNFPLLMACWKLAPALAAGNCVVLKPAEQTPAAILLWADLIGDLLPPGVLNIVNGFGLEAGKPLASSPRIAKIAFTGETTTGRLIMQYASQNLIPVTLELGGKSPNIFFKDVVAEDDDFFDKAIEGFVMFALNQGEVCTCPSRALIHESIYDGFMERALKRVEAIVQGDPLDPTTMIGAQASSEQLEKILSYIDIGRQEGAEVLTGGARNVLPGDLAGGYYVQPTVFRGHNKMRIFQEEIFGPVVSVTTFKDDDEALSIANDTLYGLGAGIWSRDANRCYRFGRAIQAGRVWTNCYHAYPAHAAFGGYKQSGIGRETHKMMLDHYQQTKNMLVSYSPKKLGFF; encoded by the coding sequence ATGAACAAGGTTGAATTCTCACGCCCGGTGAAGGCGCCCTTCGACAAGCGTTACGGCAATTTCATCGGCGGCAAATGGACCGAGCCCCGCTCCGGCCGCTACTTCGAGAACCATTCGCCGGTGAACGGTCAGTTGCTGTGCGAGGTGGCGCGCTCGGATGCCCAGGACATCGAGGCGGCCCTGGATGCGGCCCATGCCGCCAAGGACGCGTGGGGACGCACCAGCGTGGCAGAGCGGTCGCTTATCCTCAACCGCATCGCCGATCGTATGGAAGAGAACCTCGATCTCCTCGCCTGCGCCGAAACCTGGGACAACGGCAAGCCGATCCGCGAAACGACCGCCGCCGACCTGCCTCTGGCCATCGACCATTTCCGCTATTTCGCCGGTGCCGTGCGCGGCCAGGAAGGCAGCCTTTCGCAGATCGACGACGACACCGTCGCCTATCATTTCCATGAACCGCTCGGCGTGGTCGGCCAGATCATCCCGTGGAACTTCCCGCTGCTGATGGCATGCTGGAAACTTGCTCCCGCGCTTGCGGCCGGCAACTGCGTGGTGCTGAAGCCAGCCGAGCAGACCCCGGCCGCCATCCTGCTCTGGGCCGATCTGATCGGCGATCTGCTGCCGCCAGGCGTGCTCAACATCGTCAACGGCTTCGGCCTCGAGGCCGGCAAGCCGCTCGCGTCGTCACCGCGCATCGCCAAGATCGCCTTTACCGGCGAAACCACAACGGGCCGGCTGATCATGCAATACGCCAGCCAGAACCTCATTCCCGTTACGCTGGAACTGGGCGGCAAGTCGCCCAACATCTTCTTCAAGGACGTTGTGGCCGAGGACGACGACTTCTTCGACAAGGCGATCGAAGGCTTCGTCATGTTCGCGCTGAACCAGGGCGAAGTCTGCACCTGCCCGAGCCGCGCGCTCATCCATGAATCGATCTACGACGGGTTCATGGAACGCGCGCTCAAGCGCGTCGAGGCGATCGTGCAGGGCGATCCGCTCGACCCGACGACGATGATCGGCGCCCAGGCTTCGTCCGAGCAGCTTGAAAAGATCCTGTCCTACATCGACATCGGCCGCCAGGAAGGCGCCGAGGTGCTGACTGGCGGCGCCCGCAACGTTCTGCCTGGCGACCTGGCCGGCGGCTACTACGTCCAGCCGACCGTGTTCAGGGGCCACAACAAGATGCGCATCTTCCAGGAGGAGATTTTCGGGCCGGTGGTTTCGGTTACCACCTTCAAGGACGACGACGAAGCACTCAGCATCGCCAACGATACGCTCTATGGCCTCGGCGCCGGTATCTGGAGCCGCGACGCGAACCGCTGCTACCGCTTCGGCCGCGCCATCCAGGCCGGCCGCGTGTGGACCAACTGCTACCACGCCTATCCGGCGCATGCGGCTTTCGGCGGCTACAAGCAATCCGGCATCGGCCGCGAGACGCACAAGATGATGCTCGACCACTATCAGCAGACCAAGAACATGCTGGTCAGCTACAGCCCGAAGAAGCTCGGGTTCTTCTGA
- a CDS encoding RnfABCDGE type electron transport complex subunit D yields the protein MIKTVDRLLDHQTMYRLVLYYLIALLGSALVLDFFQLLPHDPIALAFSTGLILAVCWITNRVFAAFFKVPANNESVYITALILALILDPVATTDVKGICAVVFACVWAISSKFILAIGGKHLFNPAALGVALTALLLDQPASWWVGGNLQLLPVVLAGGLLIMRKLRRLDLVATFVAVALATILATTDPSQYAFALQETVGSSPLLFFAFVMLTEPLTAPTTRWPRLAFAAIVGFLFAPNIHIGSFYFTPELALLAGNLFAYAVSPKGRLVLTLERIEQSAADSYDFIFRSPRKLAFQAGQYLEWTLGLDRSDNRGNRRYFTVASAPTEQSIRLGVKFYPQSSAFKQALGTMKPGSTIHASQLAGDFTLPADPEAKIAFLAGGIGITPFRSMLQYLIDSHERRPIVVLYGAETQQDIAYRDVLGAARRELGIKTVFAVARGAERGQYPGYIDQRLVRLAIPDYLERTFYISGPQAMVKATRDKLLAMGVRRSKIKVDYFPGFA from the coding sequence ATGATCAAGACCGTCGACCGGCTTCTCGACCATCAGACCATGTACCGGCTGGTCCTCTACTACCTGATCGCCCTGCTGGGCTCGGCTCTCGTGCTCGATTTCTTCCAACTGTTGCCGCATGACCCTATCGCCCTCGCCTTCTCGACGGGATTGATCTTGGCCGTCTGCTGGATCACCAACAGGGTTTTTGCCGCCTTCTTCAAGGTTCCCGCCAACAACGAGTCGGTCTACATCACCGCCCTCATCCTGGCGCTCATTCTCGATCCGGTGGCCACCACGGACGTAAAGGGGATATGCGCGGTGGTGTTCGCCTGCGTCTGGGCGATTTCATCCAAATTCATTCTCGCCATCGGAGGGAAGCACCTGTTCAATCCCGCCGCTCTGGGCGTGGCACTGACCGCGCTGCTTCTCGACCAGCCGGCCAGCTGGTGGGTCGGAGGTAATTTGCAACTACTCCCAGTCGTGCTTGCCGGAGGCCTCCTGATCATGCGCAAGCTGCGGCGGCTCGATCTGGTCGCCACCTTCGTCGCTGTCGCGCTTGCGACAATCCTGGCGACCACCGACCCGTCGCAATACGCCTTCGCGCTGCAGGAGACGGTGGGCTCGTCGCCGCTGCTGTTCTTCGCCTTCGTGATGCTGACCGAGCCGTTGACAGCGCCGACGACGCGCTGGCCGCGCCTCGCCTTCGCCGCCATCGTCGGCTTCTTGTTCGCGCCCAACATCCATATCGGCTCGTTCTATTTCACGCCGGAGCTGGCGCTCCTGGCGGGCAATCTTTTCGCCTACGCCGTGAGCCCGAAGGGGCGCCTTGTGCTAACGCTCGAGCGCATCGAGCAATCGGCGGCCGACAGTTATGACTTCATCTTCAGGTCGCCGCGAAAGCTTGCCTTCCAGGCCGGCCAGTATCTTGAATGGACGCTCGGTCTCGACCGCTCGGACAATCGCGGCAATCGTCGCTATTTCACCGTCGCATCGGCGCCAACGGAGCAATCCATACGACTTGGCGTCAAGTTCTATCCGCAATCGAGCGCCTTCAAGCAGGCGCTGGGCACGATGAAGCCGGGTAGCACGATCCACGCCTCTCAGCTCGCCGGCGACTTCACCCTGCCGGCCGATCCTGAAGCCAAGATCGCCTTCCTGGCCGGCGGTATCGGCATCACGCCATTCCGCTCGATGCTGCAGTATCTCATCGACAGTCATGAAAGACGGCCGATCGTCGTTCTCTACGGAGCCGAGACCCAGCAGGACATTGCCTATCGCGATGTGCTCGGCGCGGCGAGACGGGAACTGGGCATCAAGACAGTCTTTGCCGTGGCCAGGGGCGCCGAACGCGGCCAGTATCCCGGCTATATCGACCAGCGGCTGGTGCGCCTCGCCATCCCAGACTACCTGGAGCGGACCTTCTAC
- a CDS encoding FAD:protein FMN transferase, with the protein MPITVDIGGPTGAALVDTVFDYFGQIDQRFSTYKSDSEISAINRGDLPVRDWSGGMMEVMALAEHTKSQTGGYFDIRKPDGSLDPSGIVKGWAIRNAAEIVQRAGVGDFFIEAGGDIQSRGKNASGLDWSVGIRNPFKADEIIKIVYPRGHGVATSGTYVRGQHIYIPPGIGDYVSPGIGDPVTEIVSLTVIGSDVLEADRFATAAFAMGREGILFLEQAPGLEGYVVDRNGRATPTSGFGAFCQP; encoded by the coding sequence ATGCCCATCACTGTCGACATCGGTGGCCCCACGGGCGCGGCACTTGTCGACACCGTCTTCGACTATTTCGGGCAGATCGACCAACGCTTCAGCACCTACAAGAGCGACAGCGAGATTTCGGCCATCAACCGTGGCGACCTTCCGGTCCGCGACTGGAGCGGCGGAATGATGGAAGTGATGGCTCTCGCCGAACATACCAAAAGTCAGACCGGTGGATATTTTGACATCCGTAAGCCCGACGGTTCGCTGGATCCGTCCGGCATCGTCAAGGGCTGGGCCATCCGCAACGCAGCCGAGATCGTCCAGCGGGCCGGCGTTGGCGATTTCTTCATCGAGGCCGGTGGCGATATCCAGTCCCGTGGCAAGAACGCTTCTGGCCTCGACTGGAGCGTCGGCATCCGCAATCCCTTCAAAGCCGATGAGATCATCAAGATCGTCTATCCGCGAGGACACGGCGTCGCCACCTCCGGCACCTACGTGCGCGGGCAGCACATCTACATTCCACCTGGGATTGGCGATTACGTTTCGCCTGGGATTGGCGATCCGGTCACCGAGATCGTCAGCCTGACCGTCATCGGGTCGGATGTGTTGGAAGCCGACCGTTTCGCCACTGCCGCCTTCGCCATGGGCCGGGAAGGCATTCTGTTTCTCGAGCAGGCGCCTGGCCTCGAAGGTTACGTCGTCGACCGAAACGGTCGAGCGACGCCAACGAGCGGCTTCGGAGCTTTCTGCCAGCCATGA
- a CDS encoding FMN-binding protein — MPWQIPPRDNRSDSQLSASLWDIAFETTFRTLGSTWNWTPMKQIALSLFVLASSGAYVWDQAGKGPAADMIDAAGAANAAEDRDSVLQPVDPAPAPAGAIAPPALPASAIEEQGLRLEPPASRPAAAGSETTTAIAQEKQAAKPVAAEKQPLAVSQPQLSKAPAPPPKQTPTQFIADAAPQAASFAITPAVYIPIPQPRPSYPQASAHVIKAGMKLSVNPSTKPAGHGFADGTYTGPVTDAYYGLLQIQASIQGGRLTSLKILKYPNDRRTSININRQALPMLRDEAISAQSANVDIISGATLTSRAFIQSLGGALKKASS; from the coding sequence ATGCCCTGGCAGATCCCTCCCAGGGACAACCGATCTGACAGCCAGTTGTCAGCTTCGCTATGGGATATTGCGTTCGAAACCACCTTCCGGACTCTCGGCTCAACGTGGAATTGGACACCTATGAAACAGATTGCCTTATCGCTCTTTGTGCTCGCATCTTCAGGCGCCTACGTCTGGGATCAGGCGGGCAAGGGTCCTGCCGCCGACATGATCGACGCAGCAGGTGCCGCCAACGCTGCGGAAGACAGGGACAGCGTGTTGCAGCCAGTCGATCCGGCGCCTGCTCCGGCGGGTGCCATTGCGCCACCCGCCCTGCCGGCTTCTGCGATTGAAGAGCAGGGCCTGCGGCTCGAGCCGCCGGCAAGCCGACCAGCCGCGGCCGGCAGCGAAACCACCACCGCGATCGCCCAAGAGAAGCAAGCGGCAAAGCCGGTCGCCGCTGAGAAGCAGCCGCTTGCGGTCAGTCAGCCTCAGCTTTCGAAGGCACCCGCCCCACCGCCGAAACAGACGCCGACCCAATTCATCGCCGATGCCGCGCCCCAGGCAGCATCCTTCGCCATCACCCCGGCGGTCTACATACCCATTCCCCAGCCGAGGCCGAGTTATCCGCAGGCATCCGCCCACGTCATCAAGGCCGGCATGAAGCTCTCCGTGAATCCCAGCACAAAGCCGGCTGGTCACGGCTTTGCCGACGGGACCTACACCGGCCCCGTCACCGATGCATACTACGGCCTCCTCCAGATCCAGGCGTCCATCCAGGGCGGCCGTCTCACATCCCTCAAAATCCTGAAATACCCGAATGACCGCCGGACCTCGATCAACATCAACAGGCAGGCGCTGCCGATGCTGCGCGATGAGGCGATCAGCGCGCAAAGCGCCAACGTCGACATCATTTCGGGCGCGACACTGACCAGCAGGGCGTTCATCCAGTCGCTTGGCGGCGCGTTGAAAAAAGCATCGTCCTGA